ATCTTAAAAAACACGCATTACTTGGTGTTGGACGAAACCGACAGAATGCTTGATATGGGCTTTATTGACGATATGCGCCGCGTCGTGGCGGCGTTGCCTGCTCCGCGCCAAACTTTTCTTTTTTCGGCCACAATGCCTAAGGAAATCGTTTCCTTAGCGGAGGAATTTTTGAAAAACCCCGTACGGGTGCAAATCGGTTCGGTCGTTTCGCCTGCCGATTTGGTGTTGCAGGAAGTGGTAGAAGTAACCATACGCGAAAAATTACCCCAATTACTGCACGAATTAAATTCCCGCCAAGGCTCTGTGTTGATTTTTACACGCACCAAGCACGGGGCGGAACGCCTGGCCAAACAACTGAAACTCTACGGTCAAAAATGTAATGCCTTGCATGGTGATTTACGGCAAAACCGCCGTAGGCAAGTGCTAGAGTTTTTCAAAAACCAAACGGTACGGATTCTGGTGGCTACCGATGTGGCCGCCCGCGGTATCGATGTGCCGCACATTGCCCATGTAATTAACTACGATTTGCCCCAATGCCCGGAAGATTATATCCACCGTATCGGTCGTACGGGCCGTGCCGGCGCTGTGGGAAGTGCCATTTCCTTTATCGCAGACGACGGCGATAAGTGGCAGGATATTTGCAAGGTAACCAAATTTTCTATTCCGGTTAAGACTGTTCAAAAAACGATTGAACCGCTACCTGAACCTAAATTTGTGGCACAGGAAGAAGGTTCTGCCCATGCCCGTAACCGCAAAAAACAACGCCCGGTGCGTGCGGAAAAACCTTCC
Above is a genomic segment from Elusimicrobium sp. containing:
- a CDS encoding DEAD/DEAH box helicase; this encodes MKNIFLSLPEFLQQALTAQGITTPTPVQQKAIGPALEGKDVLATAQTGTGKTLAFLLPLVVHLQENPQENALILSPTRELAQQTYEELKKLTDDENPLKTVLIIGGDNIHKQFADLRSKPRVIVATPGRVIDHMQRKSIILKNTHYLVLDETDRMLDMGFIDDMRRVVAALPAPRQTFLFSATMPKEIVSLAEEFLKNPVRVQIGSVVSPADLVLQEVVEVTIREKLPQLLHELNSRQGSVLIFTRTKHGAERLAKQLKLYGQKCNALHGDLRQNRRRQVLEFFKNQTVRILVATDVAARGIDVPHIAHVINYDLPQCPEDYIHRIGRTGRAGAVGSAISFIADDGDKWQDICKVTKFSIPVKTVQKTIEPLPEPKFVAQEEGSAHARNRKKQRPVRAEKPSKATELAKKLLAEGEVYLPQGEELKKKPVPQAQEKTPLRKVKTFRKAVQTESILEEKPQEEPNPFRTVKVGASKKKLQKNFRRTDKGFSAHKHKKGAPSKFFKRKKRK